Part of the Longimicrobium sp. genome, GAGATCTCCGGCCAGCCCAACATCACCGGCGCCGCCGACACGGCGAACTTCCGCAAGGAGGCGCTGGTGGACTCGGTGCTGGGCGGGATCCCGCTCGACACGCTGGTCAAGTACGCCAGCATCAAGTTCGGCCCGCAGTTCAACCGGCCCGGCTACACCGCGCCCACCTGGGACAACAACCGGCGGGTGAACTCCGGCAACACCCTGCCGGCCGACACCATGTACAACTGGGGGTGCCCCCCCGACATGGACGTGAGCTGCCCCACCGGGTCCAGCCAGCGCTTCGTGGTGGTGGCGATCGACGCCACGGGGCTGCAGGGCACCACCGTCAAGATCAACGGCGACTACGGGCAGGGGATCATCGTGGTCACCAACGGCAGCCTGGACATCCAGGGCAACTTCACCTTCCGCGGCATCATCCTGGTGGAGCAGGACCTCAAGATCGGCGGCGGCCAGGCGCAGTTCGCCGGCAAGATCGAGGGCGCGGTGGTGGCGTTCGGCCAGTCGAGCACGGTGGAGGACCGGGTGCAGGGCACGGCGGTGATCCGCTTTAACCGCTGCTCGATCATCGACGCGCAAAACGCATTGAACCGCGGCAGATTGCAAGACATGCCGCAAGTGCTTAACCAGCGCACGTTTGCGTGGTTCGAGCTGGTGCGCTAGTGCGGGAATGTGCGAGCACTCTTGACGCCCGCATTCCCAGTCGCTAGCTTGCCCGACGACTCCCCCACACACCCACGCCCAACCCAGGACCGCCGCGGCCCGTTTTGCGGCGCATGTCCCCGGACCTTTTCACGTTCCGCATCCCCGGGACGACAGGAATCCGTGTATGCCTTCGCTGCTTCGCAGGAACCGCTCGACGGTGGGTCTCGACATCGGCAGCGGCTTCGTCAAGGTGGCCGTGGTCGACCACTCCGGCGCTGAGCCCGAGCTGGTGCACGTCTCCCACACGCCGCTCATCGCCGACGCCATCGTCGAGGGCGAGGTGATGGACCCCCAGATCGTGGTGGAGACCGTCCGCTCGCTCCTGGAGACGGCCGGGATCAAGCCGAAGCGCCTGGTGGCCTCGGTGGGCGGGCGCGACGTGATGGTCAAGAAGATCCAGATGGACCGGATGAAGGAGACCGACGCCCGCGAGGTGATCCGCTGGGAGGCCGAGCAGCACGTCCCCTACGACATGGAGAGCGTGCAGCTGGACTTCCACATCCTGGACCCGCTCGACGACGGCCTGCAGATGAGTGTGCTGCTGGTGGCCGCCAAGCGGGAGCTGGTGGACCAGCGGGTGTCGCTGCTGCGCGACGCGGGGCTCGCCCCGGCGGTGGTGGACGTGGACGCCTGCGCGCTGCAGAACGCCTTCGCCTACAACTACCCCGAGGCCCTGACCGGCGTGGCCGCCCTGGTGAACGTGGGCCACGAGGTCTCGACGGTGAACGTGCTGCAGGAGGGCACGCTGATCCTCACCCGCGACATCCCCTTCGGCTCGCGGCGGCTGCGCGAGGAGCTGCGCCGCCTGCACGGGCTGGCCGCCGACGAGGCCGAGGCGGTGCTGCAGGGTCGCTCGCCGCGGGCAGGGGAGTTCCGCGAGCTGCTGGCCGAGGGGTGCGAGGAGCTGGCCATCGGCATCGAGCGCGCCGTGGCGTTCCTCTCCATGGGCGAGCACAGCGGCGGGCTGCAGCGCGTGTACCTCTCCGGCGGCGGCGCCCGCATCCCGGGCCTGGCCGACGTGGTGGCGGCGCGACTCCGCGCCCGCACCGACCTGGCCACCCCGCTGCAGCGCCTGAAGGTGCGCGGCGCCGTGGGGGCCGCCTTCCCGCTCGACGAGCTGGCGCCGATGCTGATGCTCCCGGTGGGGCTGGCGCTGCGCAGCGCGGCCTGACGGGCCGCTTCCCTAGACCGAAACGTTGGAACCGAGGTCCCGGACCTTGATCGAGATCAACCTCCTCCCCAGCGGACCCCAGCGGCGCCCGGCCGGCCGCTCGCTCCGCTCCGCCTCGCTCCCGAGCGCGGGGGCCGACCCGCGCGTGGTGGCGCTCGGGCTCGCCGGCCTGCTCGTGCTGGGGCTCCTCGCCTTCGGCTTCTGGCGCACGGGCGCCCAGGCCGCCGAGCTGGGGGCCCGCCTCGAGCGCGAGCGGGCCGACTCGGTGCGGCTGGCGCGCACCATCGCGCTCATGCAGACGATCCAGGCGCGGCGCGACACCATCGAGCAGAAGATCGCGGTGATCCGCGCCGTGGACGGCCGCCGCTACGTGTGGCCGCACCTGCTGGACGAGGTGAGCCGCGCGGTGCCGCCCTTCACCTGGCTCACCAAGGTGGCCGCCGTCGAGGAGGCCCCGCCCGCCCCGGCCCCGCCGCCCGCCGCGGCCCCGGCCGGCGGCGACACCGCGAAGAAGGACTCGGCCGCCGCGGCCGCGGCCCCCGCGCCGCCGCCCGAGCCCGAGGGCCCCGGGTTCAGCATCGAGGGGAGCGCGGCCACCACGCAGTCGCTCACCCGCTTCATGAAGAACCTGGAGGCGAGCCCCATGATCCAGGGCGTGGCCCTGGTCACCAGCGAGCAGACCACGCTGGAGGGGAGGAGCTTCCTGAAGTTCACGCTGGAGGCGCGCTTCGAACGGCCCGACTCCACGCTCCTGGAACAGGTCCCCGTGATCCCGGTGCAGTAGCCATGGCCCTTCCGCCGCTCGACCCGAAGACGCGCAAGAACCTCATCTACGCCGGCGTGGCGCTGGCCCTGGTGACGTTCCTCCTCTACGACCGCGTCTACACCCCGCGCACGCAGCACGTCGCCGAGCTGGAGACCCGGCTCGCGTCGGTGCAGAACAGCAACGTCCGGGCGCGCGCCCTCACCCGGGGCGCCACCACCCCCGAGGAGGCGCTGGAGCTGTACCGGCGCCAGCTGGAGGTGGTGGAGGGGCTCATCCCCTCGGCCGAGGAGCTCCCCGACCTGCTCGACGCCATCTCGGCCGAGGCGCAGCGCACGGGGGTGGAGCTCACCTTCATCCAGCCCACCGGGGCCACCGAGGAGCCGTACTACACGCGCCGGGCGTACGACCTGGCGGTGCTCGGCCGCTACCACGACATCGGCGAGTTCCTCACCCGCGTGGCCAGCCTGCCGCGCATCGTGACCCCGGTGAACCTGTCGCTGGCGCCGCAGCAGCAGGCGCAGCCCGGCCTGCCGGCGGCCGCCGCCGCCCTGGGCGACGGTCCGCCCCGCCTGGAGGCCCGCTTCTCGATCGAGACCTACGTGATCCCCACCGCCCCGGTGAACGATGCCCCCGCGGAATAGCTTCCTCGCCGCCGCGCTCCTCTGCCTGGGCGCGGCCCCGGCGGCCGCCCAGCGGAGCGCCGCCGCCGCCCCCGCCCCGGTGGGCGCGCAGTCGACCGCGGCCTCCGCGGCCGCCCCCGCCGCCGCCGCCGCGCCGGTCGAGTACCAGCGCGAGGTGTTCCGCTACCAGCGCGGCGGGCGCCCCGACCCGTTCCAGCCGCTGCTCACCGCGGCCGAGCTGGGCTTCCGGGTGGAGGACCTGCGGCTGACCTCCATCGTCTACTCGCCCAACCCGCGCACGTCGCTGGCGATCTTCGCCGAGGGCGACAGCGCCAGGCGGCACCGGCTGCGCGTGGGGCAGCGGCTGGGGAACATGACGGTGCTGCGCATCTACCCGCAGCGGGTGGACGTGAGCGTCGACGACTTCGGCAGCAGCCGGGTGGAGACGATCCAACTCCGCCGCGCCGGGCGCCGCGCCGAGGTGCAGCAGCAGGCCGGCCCGCCGGCCGCCGCGGCCGCGCAGTCGCCCCAGATCCCCGTCACCATCGCCCCGGCGCCGCAGGAGCAGCCCCGGCGGCCCCAGCCGCTCCGGCGCGGCCCCGCCGCCGCGGCGGCCCGGGCCGGCCAGGCCGGCCAGGCGGCGCCGCCGCCCGCCCCGGCCCCGGCGCCCACGCGCGGGATCAACCCGCGCAGCCCCAACTACACCTCGCGCCCGCGCCCGTAAACCAGACCCCAGGACAACGACGATGCTGCGCAAACTCGCGATCGCGCTCCTCCTTCCCGCGCTCGCCGCCGCGGCCCCGCGCGCCGAGCCGGGGAGCGTCTCGGGGCTCAAGCTCGAGGCGCGCGAGGGACGCACCGAGCTCACGGTGGAGATCACCGGGGGCGAGGTGCGCTGGACCGACTTCTCCCTCTCGGGGCCGCCCCGGGTGGTGGTGGACCTGCAGGGCGCCACCAGCACGCTCTCGCGCCGCTACGACGGGATCGACCGCGGCGGGGTGAAGGCGGTGCGCACCAGCCAGCACACCGCCGACGTGGTGCGCGTGGTGGTGGACCTGGAGAAGGACGCCTCCTACACGGTGGAGCGCTCCCCCGACGGGATCGTGATCTCCATCGCCTCGCAGGCCACGGCGTTCCAGCCCTGGTCGAGCGGCCCCGGCGCCGAGTACGCGTCGGCCGCGGCGCCGGCCGCGGCGCCCGAGCGCCCGTTCTCATCGCCGCAGCAGCAGGGCACTCCGCGGCGCGCGCCCCAGCAGCAGCCGAGCCAGGCCCGGCGCATCACCGTGACCTTCGAGAACACGGACATGCGCGACGTGCTGGCCTCCTTCGCCGAGCTCACCGGGCGCTCCATCGTCCCGGGCGCCGACGTGGGGTCGATCCGGGTGGACTACGTGGCGTTCGAGAACCAGCCGTGGGACGAGGCGCTGCGCACCCTGCTGCAGGCGTACGGGCTGGCGGCCGAGGAGCTCCCCAGCGGGATCATCCGCGTGGACGCCATCGACAAGCTGGCCGAGCGCGAGAGCCTGGAGCCGCTGGTCACGCAGACCTTCCGCATCAACTACGTCCCCGTCGAGGAGCTGCTGGCCACCCTCGACCCGCTCAAGACCGAGCGCGGCTCGATCAGCGCCAACAAGACCACCAACACGCTGATCGCCACCGACGTGGGCAGCGTGGTGGCCGAGTTCGCCAACCTGGTGCAGCAGCTGGACGTGCGCACCCCTCAGGTGGCGATCCAGGCCAAGATCATCTTCATCAACCGCACCGACGCCGAGGCGCTGGGGATCAGCTACGACCTCAAGGACTCGCGCGGCAGCTCGCTGAACTCGCTGGTCTCGGTCCCCGACCCCTTCAACCCGGGCGAGCAGACCAACGCCGACCTGATCTCGCTGGGCGGCAACTCGATCGCGGCGCTCGGCAACGCCAACGAGCGGGTGCAGGACCCGGCGCTGCAGGTGGTGACCTCGCTGGTGCTGGGGCGCTACACGCTCATCACCTTCCTGGACGCCCTGCAGACGGCGCAGCTCTCCGACGTGCAGGCGGCGCCGGTGGTGACCACCAGCAGCAACCACGAGGCGCAGATCTGGGTGGGCGAGCGCACCCCGATCCGCGTGGTGGACCTGGGCTCGGTGAACGCCGGCGTCCCCGGCGCCACCGGCGCGCGCGCCACGGCCGAGCTGGTGGAGACCGGCATCCGGCTGATCGTCACCCCGCAGGTGACGGCCGACCGGCGGGTGCTGCTGCAGCTGCACGCCGAGCGCAGCAGCGCCGAGCCCGCCCCGGGCGAGATCGGCGTGCTCTTCCGGCAGCAGCAGGGCGACACCCGCGTGATGGTGGCCGACGGCGAGACGGCCGTGATCGGCGGCCTCACCGTCACCGAGGTCACCCAGCAGCGCTCCGGGATCCCGTTCCTGATGGACGTTCCCTTCCTGGGCTCGCTCTTCCGCACCACCCGCAACACCGAGATCAAGCGTGACCTGCTGATCATGGTCACCCCCCACATCGTCGAGGAGCGCGCCTGAGCCGCCCGGCCCAGAGCCGCCGACACACTCCGGAGGACCGCGTGACCCCGTCCCACCTGCTGCGGCGCTGCGCCGCGACGATCTTCGCCTGCGCCGCCCTGAGCCTCGCGCTCGGGGCGTGCGAGGGCAGCAACGCCTTCGGCCCCGGGCCCGACCCGGATCCCGACACCACCACCAACAGCGGCGGGAACAACCCGGCCGACGCCGTCCGCCCCGGGGTGGCGCTGGTGTGGCCCAAGCAGGACACCACCACCATCGCTCCCGGCGACTCGCTCTTCATCGAGGCGAAGGTCACCGACAACGTGGGGCTCGACTCGGTGGTCTTCGAGGCGTTCTCGCTGCGCGGCAACCCCGACCTGGGGACCCAGACGCGGGTGGACCGCTTCCAGCCGAAGGTGGTGGCGCTCAGGAGCGCCACGGGCCGGCTGGTGCGCGACACCACGCTCAGGCGCTTCCTGCTCCCGGCCGGGGCCGACTCCACCAACGAGCGCGTCTTCTCGGTGGTGACGGCCATCGACACCATGGGCAACCGCACGGCCGACACGGTGCGGATCACCGCCGGCGGCCCGCGGGTGACGATCGTGACCCCGGTGGCGGGCGCCGAGTTCATCGGCGGCACCGAGATCCCGGTGCGCATCCAGGCCAGCGATCCCGGCAGCCTGATCCGCACCATCCGGCTCTTCACCACCGGGCGGCCGATCACCTTCGACCGCACCATCACGCTGCCTACCCCGGTGGCGAGCATCGACACCACGATCATCGTGCCAATCCCGGCCGACTCGGGGAACAACGTGCTGAACGCCGAGGCGGTGTCGGGGGCCGAGATCCGCGCGGTGAGCGTGCCGGTGCCGGTGCGCATCAACCCGCCGGCGGTGGACCAGATCGCGCCGCGCACCACCCTCTCGGCGAACCCGGAGCTCCGGGTGGAGCCCGACGACTCGTTCCGCGTGATCGTCTCGGCGGTCGACGAGGTGCGCGTGGACAGCGTGGGCGTGACCGTGCTGGCCATCCGGCGCACCGCGGCCGGCGACCAGACGCTCGCCGTGTACTCGGGGCGCACCCGCGCGGCGGCCGACACCTTCACCTTCAGCTACGCGGCCCTGGGGCTCACGGGGCTCGACAGCGCCACGGTGCAGCTCGAGATCACCGGCTTCGCGGTGGACCCGGCGCGCAACTGCGGCGCGGCCACGGCGCTCAACAACCCGCAGTCGCAGCAGTGCACCGCGGCCACGCCGCGGCTGGCGGCGGGGGGTCCGGGGCGGCTGTTCACCATCTTCGTGGCGCGCGGCAGCACCATCGGCTTCCCCAACCCGGGCGACGTGATCGCCGACCTGGTGGCCGACAGCGGGCGCGTCTACCTGTCGAACTTCACCCGCAACCGCGTGGAGATCCTGCCGATCGGGGCCACCACCTACGCCGCGCCGGTGCGGGTGGGCTCGGAGCCGTGGGGGCTGGGGATCGGGCGCAACCGCGACTCGCTGTACGTGGCCAACAGCGGCGGCACCAACATCTCGGTGATCCCGCTGAAGGAGCCGGTGCTGGCCGAGGCGCAGGACAAGCGCATCTTCATCCCCAACGAGCGGCTCTTCGGGGTCACCTTCAACCCCGCCACGCTCGTGGTGAGCGCGGTGCAGCTGAACGACTACTCCGACCGGCCGCAGTTCCTGGCGCAGGCGTCGAACGGGCTGCTGGTGTACTCCACCAAGCCCACCAGCGCGGCCAACGAGGGGACGGTGCGGATCTACGACCCGCGCAAGCTGCGCTCGGAGATCTTCATCGGCTACGTGGACCGGCACACGGCCGGGCAGGCGATCGCGGTGAACGCCGACAGCGCCTTCCAGTCGGGCGGGCAGGTGATGGTGTGCCCCCGCCGCCGCTTCGGCGACGCGGCGGACCCGGGCTTCTGCATCACCGGCAACCCGCTGGAGGTGTCGGACTCGCTGACCAAGCTGCGCGCGCAGCCGGCCAACGCGGCGGGCGGCCGCTGGGACACGCGGCTCGACGTGGGCGCGTCGGTGCTGGACGTGGGCTTCGCCGACACCACCTTCGTGGCGGCCAGCGGCGACCGCAACTACATCGCGGTGGGCGAGGGCGTGCGCGAGGAAGCGCGGATCCCGCTCTTCCGCGCCGGGGGCGACTCGCTGGTGCTGGTCTCCGACGTGCGCGACCTGATCAGCAACGCGGCCGAGCGGGTGATCGGGCTGGGGCTGAACTACGACGGCTCGCTGGGCGTGGCCCGCGGCGGCCTGGCGTACTACTTCTCGAACACGGCGCGCCTGCAGGGCGTCGTCGCCAGCAGCACGCCGGCCGGCGGCGTGGCGCAGCACCCCGACAACGCGGGGTATCCCGGCGGGGTGTCGCGGCTGTCGTTCGTGTCGGGGATCGACGAGAAGGCGCCGTACATCGACGTGATCGACACCTTCAACTTCTTCCGGGTGAAGCGGATCTACACCCGCGACGCGGTGGTGGGGGCGCTGGCGGTGGGCCCGCGGGCGGCCGCCGACCCGGCCAACGTGGCGCTGCGCATCTACGCGCTCACGCCGCGCGGGGTGCTCTCGCTCAGGGTCACCAGCGCGGACCTGGTGCCGTAGGGTAGACAGTGCGAAGTGCGAGGTGCGAAGTGCGAAGTGCGGCTGCATCCGCCGACGTTCCGCACTTCGCACTTCGCACTCAGGACTTCGCACTGCAGTTCCAGCACCGGGGGTCTGGCGCGCGCCGGGCCCCCGGTGTTACTTGTTCCCGATGCCCGCCCCCTTCCGCTTCACCACTTCCGGCGAGTCGCACGGCCCCGCCCTCACGGCCATCGTCGAAGGGATCCCCGCCGGCATCGGCTTGAGCGCCGACGACGTCGACCGCGAGCTGCGGCGGCGCCAGGGCGGCTACGGCCGCGGCGGGCGCATGCGCATCGAGAGCGACCGCGCCGAGATCCTCTCCGGGGTGCGCCACGGACAGACGCTGGGCTCGCCGGTGACGCTCCTGGTGAAGAACCGCGACTGGGAGAACTGGACGCGGGCGATGTCTCCCGCGCCGGTGGAAGAGGCGGGCGACGACCAGGCGATGCGCCGGGTCTATTTCCCGCGTCCCGGGCACGCGGACCTCGCCGGGGCGCTCAAGTACGACCGCACCGACGCGCGCGACGTGCTGGAGCGCGCCAGCGCCCGCGAGACGGCGGCGCGCGTGGCCTCCGGCGCGGTGGCGAAGCGGCTCCTGGCCGAGCTGGGGATCACCGTCGGCTCGCACGTGGTGGCGCTCGGCGGCGTGGTCGCGAGCGTGCCGGACGAGCTGCCGGGGGACCTGAACGCGGCGTCGGACCCCTCGCCGGTGCGCTGCCTCGACCCCGAGGCAGAGGGGCGGATGATCGACGCCATCGACGCGGCCAGGCGCGACGGCGACACGCTGGGCGGCATCGTCGAGGTGGTCGCCCGTGGCGTCCCCGTGGGGCTCGGCTCGCACGTCTCCTGGGACCGCAAGCTGGACGGGCGGCTCGCCGGGGCGCTGATGTCGATCCAGGCGATCAAGGGGGTGGAGATCGGCATGGGCTTCCGCGGCGCCATGCTCCCGGGGTCGCAGGTGCACGACCCGATCGTGCTGGACGAGGCCTCGGGGCTCGGCGGCGGCTTCGGGCGGGTGACGAACAACGCGGGGGGGCTGGAGGGCGGGATCACCACCGGCCAGCCGGTCGTCGTCCGCGCGGCGATGAAGCCGATCTCCACGCTCATGCGCCCCCTGGCCACGGTGGACCTCAGGACGGGC contains:
- a CDS encoding AMIN domain-containing protein, producing MLRKLAIALLLPALAAAAPRAEPGSVSGLKLEAREGRTELTVEITGGEVRWTDFSLSGPPRVVVDLQGATSTLSRRYDGIDRGGVKAVRTSQHTADVVRVVVDLEKDASYTVERSPDGIVISIASQATAFQPWSSGPGAEYASAAAPAAAPERPFSSPQQQGTPRRAPQQQPSQARRITVTFENTDMRDVLASFAELTGRSIVPGADVGSIRVDYVAFENQPWDEALRTLLQAYGLAAEELPSGIIRVDAIDKLAERESLEPLVTQTFRINYVPVEELLATLDPLKTERGSISANKTTNTLIATDVGSVVAEFANLVQQLDVRTPQVAIQAKIIFINRTDAEALGISYDLKDSRGSSLNSLVSVPDPFNPGEQTNADLISLGGNSIAALGNANERVQDPALQVVTSLVLGRYTLITFLDALQTAQLSDVQAAPVVTTSSNHEAQIWVGERTPIRVVDLGSVNAGVPGATGARATAELVETGIRLIVTPQVTADRRVLLQLHAERSSAEPAPGEIGVLFRQQQGDTRVMVADGETAVIGGLTVTEVTQQRSGIPFLMDVPFLGSLFRTTRNTEIKRDLLIMVTPHIVEERA
- the pilM gene encoding type IV pilus assembly protein PilM; translated protein: MPSLLRRNRSTVGLDIGSGFVKVAVVDHSGAEPELVHVSHTPLIADAIVEGEVMDPQIVVETVRSLLETAGIKPKRLVASVGGRDVMVKKIQMDRMKETDAREVIRWEAEQHVPYDMESVQLDFHILDPLDDGLQMSVLLVAAKRELVDQRVSLLRDAGLAPAVVDVDACALQNAFAYNYPEALTGVAALVNVGHEVSTVNVLQEGTLILTRDIPFGSRRLREELRRLHGLAADEAEAVLQGRSPRAGEFRELLAEGCEELAIGIERAVAFLSMGEHSGGLQRVYLSGGGARIPGLADVVAARLRARTDLATPLQRLKVRGAVGAAFPLDELAPMLMLPVGLALRSAA
- the aroC gene encoding chorismate synthase encodes the protein MPAPFRFTTSGESHGPALTAIVEGIPAGIGLSADDVDRELRRRQGGYGRGGRMRIESDRAEILSGVRHGQTLGSPVTLLVKNRDWENWTRAMSPAPVEEAGDDQAMRRVYFPRPGHADLAGALKYDRTDARDVLERASARETAARVASGAVAKRLLAELGITVGSHVVALGGVVASVPDELPGDLNAASDPSPVRCLDPEAEGRMIDAIDAARRDGDTLGGIVEVVARGVPVGLGSHVSWDRKLDGRLAGALMSIQAIKGVEIGMGFRGAMLPGSQVHDPIVLDEASGLGGGFGRVTNNAGGLEGGITTGQPVVVRAAMKPISTLMRPLATVDLRTGERAEAVRERSDVAAVPAAGVVAEAMVALVLAGAVLEKFGGDSLGEVRRNLEGYLERIRERGLFVPA
- the pilO gene encoding type 4a pilus biogenesis protein PilO; this translates as MALPPLDPKTRKNLIYAGVALALVTFLLYDRVYTPRTQHVAELETRLASVQNSNVRARALTRGATTPEEALELYRRQLEVVEGLIPSAEELPDLLDAISAEAQRTGVELTFIQPTGATEEPYYTRRAYDLAVLGRYHDIGEFLTRVASLPRIVTPVNLSLAPQQQAQPGLPAAAAALGDGPPRLEARFSIETYVIPTAPVNDAPAE
- a CDS encoding pilus assembly PilX N-terminal domain-containing protein → MTRNEPDAAPRHRRAPTPTPIGTRGIALPVALLGLVAVSLMVTTALLTSSTEIAVSGAHRDAAAGLYNASGALERYVADRAVSGAINKLVQGSATVAAPDGRTYTLTVAQLAQVISGVEDGARTQATSDETFSVIARPPQSRGRSVGAFVTARRTLQKIKLNINAGATSGGDLRVAGNATISDGRDDLNCDSSAAPYAVQVTAGSRIEISGQPNITGAADTANFRKEALVDSVLGGIPLDTLVKYASIKFGPQFNRPGYTAPTWDNNRRVNSGNTLPADTMYNWGCPPDMDVSCPTGSSQRFVVVAIDATGLQGTTVKINGDYGQGIIVVTNGSLDIQGNFTFRGIILVEQDLKIGGGQAQFAGKIEGAVVAFGQSSTVEDRVQGTAVIRFNRCSIIDAQNALNRGRLQDMPQVLNQRTFAWFELVR
- a CDS encoding PilN domain-containing protein, which gives rise to MIEINLLPSGPQRRPAGRSLRSASLPSAGADPRVVALGLAGLLVLGLLAFGFWRTGAQAAELGARLERERADSVRLARTIALMQTIQARRDTIEQKIAVIRAVDGRRYVWPHLLDEVSRAVPPFTWLTKVAAVEEAPPAPAPPPAAAPAGGDTAKKDSAAAAAAPAPPPEPEGPGFSIEGSAATTQSLTRFMKNLEASPMIQGVALVTSEQTTLEGRSFLKFTLEARFERPDSTLLEQVPVIPVQ